A part of Denitratisoma oestradiolicum genomic DNA contains:
- the pstS gene encoding phosphate ABC transporter substrate-binding protein PstS: protein MMRKFKLLALASALAFSTLSLGAQAAEVTGAGATFPAPIYAKWADAYQKATGNKINYQSIGSGGGIKQITAKTVDFGASDMPLKPEVLDKDGLMQFPAVIGGVVPVLNVPGIKPGELKLTGPLLADIFLGKITKWNDKAIVALNPGVKLPEQAIGVVRRADGSGTSFIFTNYLSKVSDEWKTKVGEGSAVQWPVGLGGKGNEGVAAFVQRIPGSLGYVEYAYAKQNKMTHVQLQNAAGNFVGPDDTTFKAAAAGADWSRSAFYEILTNQKGKDAWPITGATFILMHKLQDKPQQGAEAVKFFDWAYKNGGKMATELDYVPMPDSVVKLVNAAWGGIKDGAGKVVYSAK from the coding sequence ATGATGCGCAAGTTCAAGCTGCTGGCCCTGGCTTCCGCCCTGGCCTTTTCCACCCTTTCCCTGGGTGCCCAGGCCGCGGAAGTGACCGGTGCCGGTGCCACTTTCCCTGCGCCCATCTACGCCAAGTGGGCCGATGCCTACCAGAAGGCCACGGGCAACAAGATCAACTATCAGTCCATCGGTTCCGGTGGCGGCATCAAGCAGATCACCGCCAAGACCGTGGACTTCGGCGCCTCCGACATGCCCCTGAAGCCGGAAGTCCTGGACAAGGACGGGCTGATGCAGTTTCCCGCCGTGATCGGCGGCGTGGTCCCGGTGCTGAACGTACCGGGCATCAAGCCGGGTGAGCTGAAGCTGACTGGTCCACTGCTGGCGGACATCTTCCTGGGCAAGATCACCAAGTGGAACGACAAGGCCATCGTCGCCCTGAATCCTGGCGTGAAGCTGCCTGAGCAGGCCATTGGCGTGGTGCGCCGGGCCGACGGTTCCGGCACCTCCTTCATTTTCACCAACTATCTGTCCAAGGTCAGCGACGAGTGGAAGACCAAAGTGGGCGAGGGCAGCGCGGTGCAATGGCCGGTGGGCCTGGGCGGCAAGGGCAACGAGGGCGTGGCCGCCTTCGTCCAGCGCATTCCCGGCTCCCTGGGCTATGTGGAATACGCCTATGCCAAGCAGAACAAGATGACTCACGTCCAGTTGCAGAACGCCGCCGGCAATTTCGTCGGCCCCGACGACACGACCTTCAAGGCCGCCGCCGCCGGTGCCGACTGGAGCAGGTCGGCCTTCTATGAAATTCTCACCAACCAGAAGGGCAAGGATGCTTGGCCCATCACCGGCGCCACTTTCATCCTGATGCACAAGCTGCAGGACAAGCCCCAGCAGGGTGCCGAGGCGGTCAAGTTCTTCGACTGGGCCTACAAGAACGGTGGCAAGATGGCCACGGAACTGGATTACGTGCCCATGCCCGACAGCGTGGTGAAACTGGTGAACGCTGCCTGGGGTGGCATCAAGGACGGCGCCGGAAAGGTCGTCTATAGCGCCAAGTAA
- a CDS encoding GNAT family N-acetyltransferase, translating to MLNEGLGRSPHIHRPHYHVGLARSESEIREAQKLRYRVFAEEMGARLETAEPGVDADHFDPHCEHLIVRDEARGRIVGTYRILTPEGARNTAGYYSETEFDIGRLNHLRPRLVEVGRSCIDPEYRSGAVIALLWARLAEYMVSQGYEYLMGCASISMADGGHNASNLFVELIDQHLSPIEYRGFPHSRLPYHRLVTGRPAEVPPLVKGYLRAGAWICGDPAWDPDFNTADLLVLLPMNRINLRYMKHFVNTQGRQHHPRG from the coding sequence ATGCTGAACGAAGGCCTTGGCCGTTCCCCACACATTCACCGCCCCCATTATCACGTGGGACTGGCCCGCAGCGAGAGCGAGATCCGCGAGGCCCAGAAGCTGCGCTACCGGGTCTTCGCCGAGGAGATGGGCGCCCGCCTGGAAACGGCCGAACCCGGCGTGGACGCCGACCACTTCGACCCCCATTGCGAGCACCTAATCGTCCGGGACGAAGCCAGGGGGCGCATCGTCGGCACCTACCGCATCCTGACGCCAGAAGGCGCCCGCAACACCGCCGGCTATTACAGCGAGACCGAATTCGACATCGGCCGCCTCAACCACCTGCGGCCCCGGCTGGTGGAAGTGGGCCGCTCCTGCATTGACCCGGAATATCGCTCCGGCGCAGTGATCGCCCTGCTCTGGGCCAGGTTGGCGGAATACATGGTCAGCCAGGGCTATGAATACCTGATGGGATGCGCCTCCATCAGCATGGCCGATGGGGGCCACAACGCCTCCAATCTTTTCGTCGAACTGATCGACCAGCACCTGTCTCCCATCGAATACCGGGGCTTCCCCCATTCCCGGCTGCCCTATCACCGCCTGGTGACCGGTCGCCCGGCGGAAGTTCCACCTCTGGTCAAGGGTTATCTGCGAGCCGGCGCCTGGATCTGTGGCGACCCGGCCTGGGACCCGGACTTCAACACCGCCGACCTGCTGGTGCTGCTGCCCATGAACCGCATCAACCTGCGCTACATGAAGCACTTCGTTAACACGCAGGGTCGCCAGCACCATCCCCGAGGATGA
- the pstA gene encoding phosphate ABC transporter permease PstA yields the protein MRLSLATTRRLKNWLALGISMLAMAFGLFWLIWILATTLELGLSGLSLSVFYEMTPPPGLANGGLANAIMGSLMMVGLATAIGTPAGILAGIYLAEYGQHTWLGSTTRFVNDLLLSAPSIIVGLFIYEVYVARMGNFSGMAGVLALALIVIPVVVRTTENMLRLVPNTMREAAFALGAPHWVVIGRVTLKASMAGVMTGIMLAVARIAGETAPLLFTALSNQFWSMNLNAPLASLPVTIFKFAMSPFEDWQRLAWAGVLLITLGVLCLNILARLVFREKHKS from the coding sequence ATGAGGCTTTCCCTGGCCACTACCCGTCGGCTGAAGAACTGGCTGGCCCTGGGTATTTCCATGCTGGCCATGGCCTTCGGTCTGTTCTGGCTGATCTGGATCCTGGCCACCACCCTGGAACTGGGCCTCTCGGGCCTGTCCCTGAGCGTGTTTTACGAGATGACACCGCCCCCCGGGTTGGCAAATGGCGGCCTGGCCAATGCCATCATGGGCAGCCTGATGATGGTGGGGCTGGCCACGGCCATCGGCACTCCCGCCGGGATACTCGCCGGCATCTATCTGGCGGAATACGGCCAGCACACCTGGCTGGGCAGCACCACCCGCTTCGTTAATGACCTCCTGTTGTCGGCGCCGTCCATCATCGTCGGCCTGTTCATCTACGAGGTTTATGTGGCGCGGATGGGCAATTTTTCCGGCATGGCCGGCGTCCTGGCCCTGGCCCTGATCGTGATTCCAGTGGTGGTGCGCACCACCGAGAACATGCTGCGCCTGGTGCCCAATACCATGCGGGAGGCGGCCTTCGCCCTGGGGGCGCCCCACTGGGTGGTGATCGGCCGGGTCACCCTTAAAGCGTCCATGGCCGGGGTGATGACCGGGATCATGCTGGCGGTGGCCCGCATTGCCGGGGAAACCGCCCCCCTGCTATTCACCGCCCTGTCCAACCAGTTCTGGAGCATGAACCTGAATGCTCCCCTGGCCAGTCTGCCGGTCACCATCTTCAAGTTCGCCATGAGCCCCTTCGAGGACTGGCAGCGACTGGCCTGGGCCGGCGTCCTGCTGATCACCCTGGGGGTGCTCTGTCTCAACATTCTGGCGCGCCTGGTCTTCCGCGAAAAACATAAATCATGA
- a CDS encoding sensor histidine kinase produces MHHRDQILRVSHATQAFGRLSLLQQFLLVIVVILVAGAVITGTWIGRQIESSSINRTAAIAAVYVESILAGQLHDQTVLGLMGGETHATLDRVFVSGPLRRKVVRFKLWSPTGTILYSSDHAQVGQQFPMDGRLAAAFAGTLQARVSNLEESDNPPERENWPQLLEVYVPVRAHGTAEIFAVAEFYHSMENLSRDIRSAQQRSWLLVAMTTMAICLLLLGLVRRANATILDQQRGLHSQLQQLRNALDDNEHMRKQLRDAGARSTALNEQLLHRVAADLHDGPAQEIAFALMRLDTLVDAFSGRAPPAGDASGEVQRIEEALRSALGDVRNIASGLALPGIENLTLADTARRAIQDFERLFGPGVETQIDDELATASLAVKITVYRLLQESLTNSWRHAPEGAPQVRVSREGEHVRVIISDRGPGFDPQGDAISGHLGLPFMRERVRLLGGAFAVRSAPGSGTSIDAKLLLFPEDAIHVQPDQHPAC; encoded by the coding sequence ATGCACCACCGCGATCAAATCCTCCGCGTATCCCATGCCACACAGGCCTTCGGGCGACTGAGCCTGCTGCAGCAGTTTCTCCTGGTGATCGTGGTGATCCTGGTGGCCGGCGCGGTGATCACCGGCACCTGGATCGGGCGCCAGATCGAAAGCAGTTCGATCAACCGGACTGCCGCCATCGCGGCGGTCTACGTGGAAAGCATCCTCGCCGGACAACTGCATGATCAGACGGTCCTCGGATTGATGGGCGGCGAAACCCATGCCACCCTCGACCGGGTATTTGTCTCCGGCCCCTTACGCCGCAAGGTGGTCCGCTTCAAACTCTGGAGCCCGACGGGAACGATTCTCTACAGTAGCGACCATGCCCAGGTGGGACAGCAGTTTCCGATGGACGGCAGGCTCGCCGCCGCCTTCGCGGGAACCTTGCAGGCCCGGGTCAGCAATCTGGAGGAATCCGACAATCCCCCGGAACGGGAGAACTGGCCCCAACTCCTCGAGGTCTATGTGCCGGTGCGTGCCCATGGCACGGCAGAAATCTTCGCTGTCGCCGAGTTCTATCATTCGATGGAAAACCTGAGCCGCGACATCCGCTCCGCCCAGCAGCGCAGTTGGCTGCTCGTCGCCATGACCACGATGGCGATCTGCCTGTTGTTGCTAGGTCTTGTGCGCCGCGCCAACGCCACCATCCTCGACCAGCAGCGCGGCCTGCATTCCCAGCTCCAGCAGTTGCGTAACGCCCTTGATGACAACGAGCACATGCGCAAGCAGTTGCGCGATGCCGGTGCCCGCTCCACCGCACTCAACGAACAACTCCTGCACCGGGTTGCCGCCGACCTCCACGACGGGCCGGCCCAGGAGATCGCCTTCGCCCTGATGCGCCTTGATACGTTGGTGGACGCCTTTAGCGGACGCGCCCCCCCGGCCGGCGATGCCTCCGGGGAAGTCCAGCGCATCGAGGAAGCCCTGCGCTCCGCCCTGGGAGACGTGCGCAACATCGCTTCCGGCCTGGCCCTGCCCGGCATCGAGAATCTGACCCTGGCCGACACGGCACGGCGCGCCATTCAGGACTTCGAGCGACTGTTCGGACCAGGCGTCGAAACACAGATCGACGATGAGCTGGCCACCGCATCGCTGGCGGTCAAGATCACGGTATATCGACTCCTTCAGGAATCCCTGACCAACAGTTGGCGACATGCGCCCGAGGGCGCCCCCCAGGTGCGGGTGAGCAGGGAAGGAGAACACGTGAGAGTCATCATTTCAGATCGGGGCCCCGGCTTCGACCCCCAGGGCGATGCCATATCGGGACACCTGGGCCTTCCCTTCATGCGAGAGCGCGTAAGACTGCTCGGCGGCGCTTTTGCAGTCCGGTCCGCCCCCGGCAGTGGCACGTCCATCGACGCCAAACTTCTACTTTTCCCGGAGGACGCCATTCATGTCCAGCCCGATCAGCATCCTGCTTGCTGA
- a CDS encoding glycosyltransferase, with amino-acid sequence MHVLMISDVYFPRINGVSTSIETFRRDLVDQGIEISLVAPDYPEPHSTPATWRIPSRRLPFDPEDRLMRWRPLMQAVEDISRHKVDLIHVQTPFAAHYAGLSAARSLKAPILATYHTHFEEYIGHYLPLFPRPLLRHAARGLARRQCNGLDAVVVPSLAMHQTLAGYGVTTPLHVLPTGIPIEQFSAGHGPRFRHRHGIPEGRPMALYVGRVAHEKNIVFLIDAIKLARRQHPDLLLVIAGDGPALPALQRMVVGLELEDHVQFVGYLDRQQELPDCYAAADLFVFSSRTETQGLVLLEAMAAGLPVYAFAALGTRDIVEPQQGAVAAPEELAAFAAGLTELLADRPRLAHLSVAARQFAQSWSAPDRARQLAGLYRSLCR; translated from the coding sequence ATGCACGTGCTGATGATTTCCGATGTGTATTTTCCCCGCATCAACGGGGTCTCCACTTCCATCGAAACCTTTCGCCGGGATCTCGTGGATCAGGGTATCGAAATTTCCCTGGTCGCCCCGGACTATCCGGAGCCCCACAGCACACCGGCCACCTGGCGCATCCCTTCGCGCCGGCTGCCCTTCGATCCCGAGGACAGGCTGATGCGCTGGCGTCCCCTGATGCAGGCGGTGGAAGATATCAGCCGCCACAAGGTGGATCTGATCCATGTCCAGACCCCCTTCGCCGCCCACTACGCCGGCCTCTCGGCCGCCCGCAGCCTGAAGGCGCCGATACTGGCCACCTATCACACCCACTTCGAGGAATACATCGGCCACTACCTGCCCCTGTTCCCCCGCCCTCTCCTGCGCCATGCAGCCAGAGGCCTGGCCCGGCGCCAATGCAACGGCCTCGACGCCGTGGTGGTGCCCTCCCTGGCCATGCACCAGACCCTCGCCGGCTACGGCGTCACCACGCCCCTGCATGTGCTGCCCACGGGCATCCCCATCGAACAGTTCAGTGCCGGCCACGGCCCCCGCTTCCGCCACCGGCACGGCATACCCGAGGGCCGGCCCATGGCCCTGTACGTGGGGCGGGTCGCCCACGAGAAAAACATCGTGTTTCTGATTGACGCCATCAAGCTGGCGCGGCGCCAACATCCCGACCTGCTGCTGGTCATCGCCGGCGACGGCCCGGCCCTACCCGCCCTGCAACGCATGGTGGTGGGCCTGGAGCTGGAGGATCATGTGCAATTCGTCGGCTATCTGGACCGACAGCAGGAGCTGCCGGACTGCTATGCCGCCGCCGACCTCTTCGTCTTTTCCTCCCGCACAGAGACCCAGGGCCTGGTGCTGTTGGAGGCCATGGCCGCCGGCCTGCCGGTATACGCTTTCGCCGCTCTGGGCACACGGGACATCGTCGAGCCGCAACAAGGCGCAGTGGCGGCGCCGGAAGAACTGGCCGCCTTCGCCGCCGGACTGACCGAGCTGCTGGCCGACCGCCCTCGCCTGGCGCACTTGTCCGTCGCCGCCCGGCAATTCGCCCAAAGCTGGTCCGCCCCGGATCGGGCCCGGCAACTGGCCGGGCTTTATCGAAGCCTGTGCCGCTAA
- a CDS encoding NapC/NirT family cytochrome c produces MSDIWAAIRRWGLVKAIGVVAVVLIVIMLLVVGGAAGLAWTNTEKFCISCHEMRNNVYAEFKDTVHDRNRTGVRAICSDCHVPREPVALILRKLQASFELYHKAVGTVDTKEKFEAKRYELAQRVWKRMKQTDSQECRNCHHEGNIDADLQKEESRVQHEKGKAEGSTCIDCHFGIAHKEPKGPLGPRDMKIHD; encoded by the coding sequence ATGAGCGATATCTGGGCGGCCATACGCCGTTGGGGGCTGGTCAAGGCAATCGGGGTTGTGGCTGTTGTCCTGATTGTCATCATGCTGCTGGTGGTCGGCGGCGCCGCCGGACTGGCCTGGACCAATACCGAGAAGTTCTGCATTTCCTGCCATGAGATGCGCAACAACGTTTACGCGGAATTCAAGGACACCGTTCACGACAGGAACCGTACCGGGGTCCGTGCCATCTGTTCCGACTGCCATGTTCCGCGGGAGCCGGTGGCGCTGATACTTCGCAAGCTTCAGGCCAGTTTCGAGCTCTATCACAAGGCCGTCGGTACTGTCGATACCAAGGAAAAGTTCGAGGCCAAACGCTATGAACTGGCGCAACGGGTATGGAAGCGCATGAAGCAGACCGACTCGCAGGAATGCCGCAACTGCCACCACGAGGGCAACATCGACGCCGATCTGCAAAAGGAGGAATCGAGGGTACAGCACGAGAAAGGAAAGGCGGAAGGCAGCACCTGCATCGACTGCCATTTCGGTATTGCGCACAAAGAGCCCAAGGGTCCTCTCGGCCCCCGGGACATGAAGATTCACGATTGA
- a CDS encoding diacylglycerol kinase, producing the protein MSKTPSPESPFKGKTGLARVWNAFFYSLAGLQAAYRHEDAFRQEVWLAVLLIPTALLSPASGIGKALMVASVLLVLVVELLNSAVEAAVDRISLDHHDLAKRAKDIGSAAVFVSLANVPLVWGLVLWG; encoded by the coding sequence ATGTCAAAAACGCCTTCCCCCGAAAGTCCCTTCAAGGGCAAGACCGGCCTGGCCCGGGTCTGGAACGCTTTTTTCTATTCCCTGGCCGGCCTCCAGGCCGCCTACCGCCACGAGGACGCCTTTCGTCAGGAGGTGTGGCTTGCCGTCCTGTTGATCCCGACGGCCCTGCTATCGCCCGCCAGCGGCATCGGCAAGGCCCTGATGGTGGCCAGCGTACTGCTGGTGCTGGTGGTGGAACTGCTCAATTCCGCCGTGGAAGCGGCCGTGGACCGCATTTCCCTGGACCATCACGATCTGGCCAAGCGTGCCAAGGACATCGGCAGCGCCGCCGTCTTCGTCAGCCTCGCCAACGTGCCCCTGGTCTGGGGGCTGGTGCTGTGGGGTTGA
- a CDS encoding MtrB/PioB family outer membrane beta-barrel protein yields the protein MNAKTPINAVLAAVTTLAVSPASAADSAPESIVFSGEVTPKLYSFDYFKDTGPRRTQFLERYNYQEGGSNDSRSGLYLDADLRIVGSNEKRDVFVLERQGFGAYNHRGMLKANSDTLGLAGYYSNFRTSTGGLNFLRSPGVVDQVYGVGTGTAPAYATPVGAANTQTGYAARFNNDDSAQTLFKVDRTSYGLGLALKPTLFGTDFTAALNYDGYKRDGNRFATYVLGGSNVTNAGAGAPDLGTQQRWRGFNMPVDEKMNRYTVNLSGVMGGVTLAYDGSVEKFESQARKFTIADPATVQPLVITSINPIHFVPDSTLIANNLRFATRFGSTSVAAGYGLSILEQDSFSAQQRTLGYDTGKIRTDSAYLNVSSSAINGVGLEGFIKYNNRDNDSSFPVVGLIDPAGDQTLGVRINSIKSLNYGLAATFRPSVWKTTMSVGWRHEDKDRDLTWSTARIPLVGGVGNVILPQQSFYREQSKSDELYLSLVSRPMQGMILRVTPSYLWADETGLVAEPEKVFGLKTKLTYTASNGMLASGYYNYRDRKNGNNSIASNTAGALPTGTPLTQDMHGTQQSAGASLNMPVSEWINTTASLSWMQDDFTSYYLRQGRRRFEAPNNAISFIFNDRPEYKVDTHVLTLGGNWQVNDLLRYNGDYAYSKSKGHAATGAIALALPEIDERINNTVHTLTLGVDYEISKKVKLKGAYVYEYYSDQVYHDMTSGYHALMFGVTLGF from the coding sequence ATGAACGCAAAGACACCGATCAACGCCGTGCTGGCCGCGGTGACGACCCTAGCCGTCTCGCCCGCGTCCGCGGCGGACTCCGCCCCGGAAAGCATCGTCTTCAGCGGCGAAGTCACCCCCAAGCTGTATTCCTTCGACTACTTCAAGGATACGGGCCCCCGGCGCACCCAGTTTCTGGAGCGCTACAACTACCAGGAAGGCGGCAGCAACGACAGCCGTTCCGGCCTTTATCTGGACGCCGACCTGCGCATCGTCGGCTCGAACGAAAAGCGTGATGTCTTCGTGCTGGAGCGGCAGGGATTCGGCGCCTACAATCATCGCGGAATGCTCAAGGCGAACTCGGATACCCTGGGCCTTGCCGGCTACTACTCAAACTTCCGTACTTCCACGGGGGGGCTGAATTTCCTCCGGAGTCCGGGTGTGGTGGACCAGGTTTATGGTGTCGGTACCGGCACCGCCCCGGCCTACGCAACGCCGGTGGGGGCCGCCAACACCCAGACCGGTTATGCCGCTCGCTTCAATAATGATGACAGTGCCCAGACCCTGTTCAAGGTGGATCGCACCAGTTACGGACTGGGGCTGGCCCTGAAGCCGACTCTCTTTGGCACCGATTTCACCGCAGCCCTTAATTACGACGGTTACAAGCGGGATGGCAACCGCTTCGCCACTTATGTCCTGGGCGGCAGCAATGTCACCAATGCCGGCGCCGGTGCCCCCGATCTGGGCACCCAGCAGCGCTGGCGGGGTTTCAACATGCCGGTGGATGAAAAGATGAACCGCTATACGGTGAATCTGAGCGGCGTCATGGGTGGGGTCACCCTGGCCTACGATGGTTCCGTGGAGAAATTCGAGAGCCAGGCCAGGAAATTCACCATCGCCGATCCGGCGACGGTGCAGCCCCTGGTGATCACCAGCATCAATCCCATTCACTTCGTGCCGGACAGCACGCTGATTGCCAATAATCTGCGTTTCGCCACGCGCTTCGGCAGCACCTCGGTTGCGGCGGGTTACGGCCTGTCGATCCTGGAGCAGGATTCCTTCTCCGCACAACAGCGGACTCTTGGCTACGACACCGGCAAGATACGAACCGACAGCGCCTATCTGAATGTCAGCTCCAGCGCGATCAATGGTGTTGGCCTGGAAGGCTTCATCAAATACAACAACCGGGACAATGATTCGAGTTTTCCGGTGGTGGGGTTGATCGACCCGGCCGGGGACCAGACCCTCGGTGTGCGCATCAACAGCATCAAGTCCCTGAACTACGGCCTGGCCGCCACGTTCCGCCCCTCGGTCTGGAAGACCACGATGAGCGTGGGCTGGCGGCATGAAGACAAGGATCGGGATCTGACCTGGTCCACGGCACGGATACCGCTGGTGGGGGGCGTGGGCAACGTCATCCTGCCCCAGCAGTCGTTCTACCGGGAACAGAGCAAGTCCGACGAGTTGTACCTGAGCCTGGTGTCGCGTCCCATGCAGGGCATGATCCTGCGGGTGACGCCCTCCTATCTCTGGGCGGATGAGACCGGACTGGTTGCAGAGCCGGAAAAGGTCTTCGGACTGAAGACCAAGCTGACCTACACCGCCAGCAATGGCATGCTGGCCAGCGGCTACTACAACTACCGGGACCGGAAGAACGGCAACAACTCCATCGCCAGCAATACGGCCGGCGCCTTGCCCACGGGCACCCCGCTGACCCAGGACATGCACGGGACGCAGCAGTCAGCCGGCGCTTCCCTCAACATGCCGGTCAGCGAGTGGATCAACACCACGGCCAGTCTGTCCTGGATGCAGGATGATTTCACCAGCTATTACCTGCGCCAGGGGCGTCGTCGTTTCGAGGCGCCCAACAACGCCATTTCTTTCATCTTCAATGACCGGCCGGAATACAAGGTGGACACCCATGTCCTGACCCTGGGCGGAAACTGGCAGGTGAATGACCTGTTGCGCTACAACGGCGACTATGCCTATTCAAAGTCGAAGGGACATGCCGCCACCGGCGCCATTGCCCTTGCCCTTCCCGAGATCGACGAGCGCATCAACAATACGGTCCATACGCTGACCCTGGGTGTCGATTACGAAATCAGCAAGAAGGTGAAACTCAAGGGGGCCTACGTGTATGAGTACTACTCGGATCAGGTCTACCACGACATGACTTCCGGGTATCACGCGCTGATGTTCGGCGTTACCCTGGGCTTCTAG
- the pstC gene encoding phosphate ABC transporter permease PstC: protein MTNGASPPVRRSIGDWVFFNLTRFFALGTLLLLAGIILSLVMGAMPALERFGFAFLWTGDWNPPMERFGALIPIYGTLATSAVALVIAVPVSFGIALFLTELSPPWLRRPLGIAIELLAGIPSIVYGMWGLLVFAPLFSQHVQPLLAATLGQLPLVGTLFSGAPLGIGILSAGIILAVMTIPFIASVMRDVFEVTPVMLKESAYGLGCTTWEVVWNVVLPYTKVGVVGGIMLGLGRALGETMAVTFLIGNMNFFNGFSLFLPGNSIASALANEFAEAESPVYTASLIELGLILFLITLVVLTLSKLLLLKLSAQEGTQS from the coding sequence TTGACTAATGGCGCATCACCCCCTGTCCGCCGCAGTATCGGCGACTGGGTGTTCTTCAATCTCACGCGATTCTTCGCTCTGGGCACCCTGCTGTTGCTGGCGGGCATCATCCTGTCCCTGGTCATGGGCGCGATGCCGGCCCTGGAGCGCTTTGGCTTTGCCTTTCTCTGGACCGGGGACTGGAACCCGCCCATGGAGCGCTTCGGCGCCCTGATCCCGATTTACGGCACCCTGGCCACCTCGGCGGTGGCCCTGGTGATCGCGGTGCCGGTGAGCTTCGGCATCGCCCTGTTCCTCACCGAGCTGTCCCCTCCCTGGCTGCGCCGTCCCCTGGGCATCGCCATCGAGCTGCTGGCGGGCATTCCCAGCATTGTCTATGGCATGTGGGGCCTGCTGGTTTTCGCGCCGCTGTTTTCCCAGCATGTGCAGCCCCTGCTGGCCGCAACCCTGGGCCAGTTGCCCCTGGTCGGCACCCTGTTCTCCGGGGCGCCCCTGGGTATCGGCATCCTCAGCGCCGGGATCATCCTGGCGGTGATGACCATTCCCTTCATCGCCTCGGTGATGCGCGACGTGTTCGAGGTGACGCCGGTGATGCTGAAGGAATCGGCCTATGGCCTGGGCTGCACCACCTGGGAGGTGGTCTGGAACGTGGTGCTGCCTTACACCAAGGTGGGGGTGGTGGGGGGCATCATGCTGGGCCTGGGGCGCGCCCTGGGGGAAACCATGGCCGTCACCTTCCTGATCGGCAACATGAACTTCTTCAACGGCTTTTCCCTGTTCCTGCCCGGCAACAGCATCGCCTCGGCCCTGGCCAACGAATTCGCCGAGGCCGAATCGCCGGTCTATACCGCCTCCCTGATCGAGCTGGGCCTGATCCTGTTCCTGATCACCCTGGTGGTGTTGACCCTGTCCAAGCTGCTGCTGCTGAAACTTTCCGCCCAGGAAGGAACCCAGTCATGA
- a CDS encoding c-type cytochrome, with protein MSVRNTGIVCVLILSFGSPVLAVDEEAAEELLKVSKCLKCHSVDKKKSGPTYQEVAAKYKGKPEAEAKLTKHVTEPSKVKVDGKETDHGAAKTRDPAKVKNLIEWILSR; from the coding sequence ATGAGCGTACGTAATACCGGCATTGTCTGCGTCCTGATCCTTTCCTTCGGAAGCCCGGTTTTGGCGGTGGATGAGGAGGCTGCCGAGGAATTGCTGAAAGTCAGCAAGTGCCTCAAGTGCCATAGCGTCGACAAGAAAAAGAGCGGTCCGACCTACCAGGAAGTCGCTGCGAAATACAAAGGCAAGCCCGAGGCCGAGGCCAAGCTGACCAAGCATGTGACCGAGCCCAGCAAGGTCAAGGTGGACGGCAAGGAAACGGATCATGGCGCCGCCAAGACCCGGGACCCGGCCAAGGTCAAGAATCTGATCGAGTGGATTCTGTCCCGCTGA
- a CDS encoding cytochrome c3 family protein: MKRLMGVLAISLGLSVLAPAHAAPNGGAGKGAPVTGSQCLECHETEARTHVYHGDCASCHSDGLNHAKAKEPVAVPAGRPESAQCLSCHESDKRRMHFLIAEHNKAGVKCSDCHGLHTPKVKSLNTAMEKAGKTTALCATCHQDVLARFSMNSHHPVKEGAMTCASCHDPHASKQASLGSRTEQCTKCHQAVRGPHVFEHPPAAEDCTICHDPHGTPNKRMLQAAQPVQCLQCHSLPNRRHGQTGSTSTASASIRAEVVAGAVLRDCTSCHAAMHGSSTDQHLRH, encoded by the coding sequence ATGAAACGACTCATGGGGGTATTGGCGATTTCTCTGGGCCTGTCGGTGCTCGCCCCGGCCCACGCGGCACCGAACGGCGGGGCAGGCAAAGGGGCTCCCGTTACCGGCAGCCAGTGTCTGGAATGCCACGAAACCGAGGCCAGGACGCATGTCTACCACGGTGACTGCGCGTCCTGTCACAGCGACGGTCTGAATCACGCCAAGGCCAAGGAACCGGTCGCCGTACCGGCCGGACGACCGGAGAGTGCCCAATGTCTGAGCTGCCATGAGTCCGACAAGCGCCGCATGCATTTCTTGATCGCAGAGCACAACAAGGCGGGCGTCAAATGCAGCGATTGCCATGGGCTCCACACACCCAAGGTCAAGTCGTTGAATACGGCGATGGAAAAGGCGGGCAAGACCACGGCGCTATGCGCCACTTGCCACCAGGATGTGCTGGCGCGCTTCAGCATGAACTCCCATCACCCGGTCAAGGAAGGCGCAATGACCTGCGCCAGTTGCCACGATCCCCACGCCTCGAAGCAGGCATCCCTGGGCAGCAGGACCGAGCAGTGCACCAAGTGCCATCAGGCAGTGCGGGGGCCCCATGTCTTTGAACACCCGCCGGCCGCCGAGGACTGCACGATTTGCCACGATCCTCACGGTACGCCCAACAAGCGCATGTTGCAGGCGGCCCAGCCCGTGCAATGCCTGCAATGTCATTCCCTGCCCAACCGTCGGCACGGACAGACCGGGTCGACCAGTACCGCATCGGCAAGCATTCGCGCCGAGGTCGTGGCCGGCGCCGTGCTGAGGGATTGCACGAGCTGTCATGCCGCCATGCATGGCAGTTCCACCGACCAGCATCTGCGCCATTGA